The Streptomyces sp. NBC_01775 genome includes a region encoding these proteins:
- the exaC gene encoding acetaldehyde dehydrogenase ExaC, which translates to MSRYAAPGTEGALMSYQSRYDHWIGGSYVAPKQGGYFENPTPVTGQPFTEIARGTADDVERAIDAAHDAAGPWGRTSPAERSQILNQVAQRMEEHLEELAVAESWENGKPVRETLAADIPLAIDHFRYFAAAIRSQEGSLSQLDEDTVAYHFHEPLGVVAQIIPWNFPILMATWKLAPALAAGNAVVLKPAEQTPASIHYWMSLVADLLPPGVVNIVNGFGAEAGKPLASNPRVAKVAFTGETTTGRLIMQYASENLKPVTLELGGKSPNIFFEDVSDDGDDFYDKALEGFTMFALNQGEVCTCPSRALIQQSHYRSFLDAGIERTEAIVQGHPLDTDTMVGAQASNDQLEKILSYLDIGRQEGARVLTGGARAELGGDLESGYYVRPTILEGGNQMRVFQEEIFGPVVSVTGFTDFDDAISIANDTLYGLGAGVWTRDGSRAYRAGRAIQAGRVWTNCYHAYPAHAAFGGYKQSGIGRENHHMMLDHYQQTKNLLVSYAPKKLGLF; encoded by the coding sequence ATGAGCCGCTACGCCGCACCCGGCACCGAAGGCGCACTGATGTCCTACCAGTCGCGCTACGACCACTGGATCGGCGGCAGTTACGTCGCCCCCAAGCAGGGCGGCTACTTCGAGAACCCCACCCCGGTCACCGGGCAGCCCTTCACCGAGATCGCGCGCGGCACCGCCGACGACGTCGAGCGCGCCATCGACGCCGCCCACGACGCCGCCGGGCCCTGGGGCCGCACCTCGCCGGCCGAGCGCTCCCAGATCCTCAACCAGGTCGCCCAGCGCATGGAGGAGCACCTGGAGGAGCTGGCCGTCGCCGAGAGCTGGGAGAACGGCAAACCGGTACGCGAGACGCTGGCCGCGGACATCCCGCTGGCCATCGACCACTTCCGCTACTTCGCCGCAGCCATCCGCTCGCAGGAGGGCTCGCTATCCCAGCTCGACGAGGACACCGTCGCGTACCACTTCCACGAGCCGCTGGGCGTCGTCGCGCAGATCATCCCGTGGAACTTCCCGATCCTGATGGCCACCTGGAAGCTGGCCCCCGCGCTCGCCGCCGGCAACGCCGTCGTCCTCAAGCCCGCAGAACAGACCCCCGCCTCCATCCACTACTGGATGAGCCTGGTCGCCGACCTGCTGCCGCCCGGCGTCGTCAACATCGTCAACGGCTTCGGCGCCGAGGCGGGCAAGCCGCTGGCCAGCAACCCCCGTGTCGCCAAGGTCGCCTTCACCGGGGAGACCACCACAGGGCGGCTGATCATGCAGTACGCCTCGGAGAACCTCAAACCGGTCACCCTGGAGCTGGGCGGAAAGAGCCCCAACATCTTCTTCGAGGACGTCTCCGACGACGGCGACGACTTCTACGACAAGGCCCTTGAGGGCTTCACCATGTTCGCCCTCAACCAGGGCGAGGTGTGCACCTGCCCGTCGCGCGCCCTCATCCAGCAGAGTCACTACCGCAGCTTCCTCGACGCCGGGATCGAGCGCACCGAGGCCATCGTCCAGGGCCACCCCCTGGACACCGACACCATGGTCGGCGCTCAGGCCTCCAACGACCAGCTGGAGAAGATCCTCTCCTACCTCGACATCGGCAGGCAGGAGGGCGCCCGGGTCCTGACCGGCGGCGCCAGGGCCGAGCTGGGCGGCGACCTGGAGAGCGGCTACTACGTGCGCCCGACCATCCTGGAGGGCGGCAACCAGATGCGGGTCTTCCAGGAGGAGATCTTCGGCCCCGTCGTCTCCGTCACCGGCTTCACCGACTTCGACGACGCCATCAGCATCGCCAACGACACCCTCTACGGGCTGGGCGCCGGCGTGTGGACCAGGGACGGCTCCCGGGCCTACCGCGCCGGGCGCGCCATCCAGGCAGGGCGCGTGTGGACGAACTGCTACCACGCCTACCCCGCACACGCCGCCTTCGGCGGCTACAAGCAGTCCGGCATCGGCCGCGAGAACCACCACATGATGCTCGACCACTACCAGCAGACCAAGAACCTCCTGGTCAGCTACGCACCCAAGAAGCTCGGACTGTTCTGA
- a CDS encoding DUF779 domain-containing protein: protein MTEQQPPPQQQEGAEPERVALTAEAADLLRTLTDKHGPLMFHQSGGCCDGSSPMCYERGEFRTGNSDVLLGELSVEGVPDPVPFWMSVSQFAYWSHTHLTVDVVPGRGSGFSLEAPEGVRFLIRSRLMEA, encoded by the coding sequence ATGACCGAGCAACAACCGCCTCCGCAGCAGCAGGAGGGAGCAGAGCCCGAGCGCGTGGCCCTCACGGCGGAGGCCGCCGACCTGCTGCGCACTCTGACGGACAAGCACGGCCCGCTGATGTTCCACCAGTCCGGCGGCTGCTGCGACGGCAGCAGTCCCATGTGCTACGAGCGCGGCGAGTTCCGCACCGGCAACTCCGACGTACTGCTGGGCGAACTGTCCGTCGAGGGCGTGCCCGACCCCGTTCCGTTCTGGATGTCCGTCAGCCAGTTCGCCTACTGGAGCCACACCCATCTGACCGTGGACGTGGTCCCCGGCCGGGGAAGCGGCTTCTCCCTGGAAGCACCCGAAGGAGTGCGCTTCTTGATCAGATCGCGGCTGATGGAAGCGTGA
- a CDS encoding phosphoketolase family protein, with amino-acid sequence MPEHQPEHQPLSEREAEQLDAHWRAMNYLSACQLYLRANPLLSEPLRPEHIKPRLLGHWGTCPGLGMVYTHLNRLISRYGQRAMAVWGPGHGAPAVLAGAWLEGSYAELTPDAPRDAQGMLRLFRDFSQPCGIPSHTAPDVPGSIQEGGELGYSLAHAYGAAFDNPELLVCAVVGDGEAETGPLATSWHANKWLDPVHDGAVLPVLHLNGYKIANPTVLARLPEDELASLLRGYGYDPLFVTAGPDTPPPEAHRAMARAFDHSLVRIGAIQDEARSGGAGTQDAWESRPRWPMVVLRTPKGWSGPREVDGQPVEGTWRAHQVPLAGVKDDPERLRQLERWLRSYRPQELFDEAGRPLPAVLECVPEGELRLGSVPEANGGRLLRQLPLPRLEPYAVPVERPGAGSHEPTRVLGRMLAELMSATEERRDFRLFGPDETDSNHLDGVYDATERGWQAGLKPTDEHLSRHGRVLEVLSEHLCQGWLEGYVLTGRNGLFASYEAFANLVASMAAQHVKWVHSAREVPWRRPIAGLNYLLTSHAWRQDHNGFSHQDPGFIDHVLSKSPDVVRVYLPPDTNTLLCVADHVLRTRDTVNVVVAGKQSCFDWLDLDQARAHCARGLGVWEWAGTERVGSDPDVVLACAGDVPTQETLAAASLLREWLPGLAVRVVNVVDIARLTHPAEHPHGLSDTEFDAVFTRDRPVIFAYHGYPWLVHRLAYRRAVHDQLAVRGYREMGSTTTPFDMVVRNGMDRYSLVQDVVDRTPGLGSRAAGTRQAAADMRERHHRYIHEHGTDMPEVTGWRWTGR; translated from the coding sequence ATGCCGGAACACCAGCCCGAACACCAGCCCCTCTCCGAACGTGAGGCCGAACAGCTGGACGCGCACTGGCGCGCCATGAACTACCTGTCGGCCTGCCAGCTCTATCTGCGGGCCAACCCGCTGCTCAGCGAGCCCTTGCGCCCCGAGCACATCAAGCCGAGGCTGCTCGGCCACTGGGGCACCTGCCCCGGGCTCGGCATGGTCTACACCCACCTCAACCGGCTGATCAGCCGGTACGGGCAGCGTGCGATGGCGGTGTGGGGTCCGGGCCACGGCGCTCCGGCGGTGCTGGCGGGCGCCTGGCTGGAGGGCAGCTACGCGGAACTGACGCCGGACGCGCCCCGGGACGCGCAGGGCATGCTGCGCCTCTTCCGTGACTTCTCCCAGCCCTGCGGGATCCCCAGCCACACGGCTCCCGATGTGCCCGGCTCGATCCAGGAGGGCGGTGAGCTGGGCTATTCCCTGGCGCACGCCTACGGGGCCGCGTTCGACAACCCGGAGCTGCTGGTGTGCGCCGTGGTGGGGGACGGCGAGGCCGAGACGGGCCCGCTGGCCACCTCCTGGCACGCGAACAAGTGGCTCGACCCCGTGCACGACGGGGCCGTCCTCCCGGTGCTGCACCTGAACGGGTACAAGATCGCCAACCCGACCGTGCTGGCCCGGTTGCCCGAGGACGAGCTGGCCTCGCTGCTGCGCGGCTACGGCTACGACCCGCTGTTCGTCACGGCCGGGCCGGACACGCCGCCACCGGAGGCACACCGGGCGATGGCCAGAGCGTTCGACCACTCGCTGGTCCGCATCGGCGCGATCCAGGACGAGGCTCGCTCCGGCGGGGCGGGCACTCAGGACGCCTGGGAGAGCCGTCCGCGCTGGCCGATGGTGGTGCTGCGTACGCCCAAGGGCTGGTCGGGCCCCAGGGAGGTGGACGGACAGCCGGTGGAGGGCACCTGGCGGGCGCACCAGGTGCCGCTGGCCGGGGTGAAGGACGATCCCGAGCGGCTGCGGCAGCTGGAGCGGTGGCTGCGCTCGTACCGGCCGCAGGAACTGTTCGACGAGGCGGGCAGGCCGCTCCCCGCTGTGCTGGAGTGCGTGCCGGAGGGTGAGCTGCGGCTGGGCTCGGTGCCGGAGGCGAACGGCGGGCGGCTGCTGAGGCAGCTGCCGCTGCCTCGGCTGGAGCCGTACGCGGTGCCGGTGGAGCGGCCCGGCGCCGGCTCGCACGAGCCGACGCGGGTGCTGGGCCGGATGCTGGCGGAGCTGATGTCGGCGACCGAAGAGCGGCGGGACTTCCGGCTGTTCGGCCCGGACGAGACGGACTCCAACCATCTGGACGGGGTCTACGACGCCACCGAACGGGGCTGGCAGGCCGGGCTCAAGCCCACCGACGAGCACCTGAGCCGGCACGGCCGGGTGCTGGAGGTGCTCTCCGAGCACCTGTGCCAGGGCTGGCTGGAGGGCTACGTGCTGACCGGCAGGAACGGGCTGTTCGCCTCCTACGAGGCGTTCGCCAACCTGGTCGCCAGCATGGCCGCGCAGCACGTCAAATGGGTCCACAGCGCCCGTGAGGTCCCCTGGCGGCGGCCGATCGCCGGGCTCAACTACCTGCTGACCTCGCACGCGTGGCGGCAGGACCACAACGGCTTCTCCCACCAGGACCCGGGCTTCATCGACCACGTGCTGAGCAAGAGCCCGGACGTGGTGCGCGTCTACCTGCCGCCGGACACCAACACGCTGCTGTGCGTGGCCGATCATGTGCTGCGCACACGGGACACCGTCAATGTGGTGGTGGCGGGCAAGCAGTCCTGCTTCGACTGGCTCGACCTGGACCAGGCGCGCGCGCACTGCGCGCGGGGGCTGGGCGTCTGGGAGTGGGCCGGGACCGAGCGCGTGGGCAGCGACCCGGATGTGGTGCTGGCGTGCGCGGGGGATGTGCCCACCCAGGAGACGCTGGCGGCGGCCTCGCTGCTGCGTGAGTGGCTGCCCGGCCTGGCGGTGCGGGTGGTGAACGTGGTGGACATCGCCCGCCTGACCCATCCCGCCGAGCACCCGCACGGGCTGTCCGACACCGAGTTCGACGCGGTCTTCACCCGGGACCGGCCGGTGATCTTCGCGTACCACGGCTATCCGTGGCTGGTGCACCGGCTGGCCTACCGGCGGGCCGTGCACGACCAGCTGGCGGTGCGCGGCTACCGCGAGATGGGCTCGACGACGACGCCGTTCGACATGGTGGTGCGCAACGGGATGGACCGCTACAGCCTCGTCCAGGACGTTGTCGACCGCACTCCGGGGCTGGGCTCGCGGGCGGCGGGGACCAGGCAGGCCGCGGCCGACATGCGTGAGCGGCACCATCGGTACATCCATGAGCACGGCACGGACATGCCGGAGGTCACCGGCTGGCGCTGGACCGGCCGGTGA
- a CDS encoding family 2B encapsulin nanocompartment shell protein: MTTHPETLGTAPSSLTTPAARKLATTTKTPPQMQGISPRWLLRVLPWVETTGGTYRVNRRLTHTVGDGRIEFVSTGADIDVIPSELREIALLRGLEDEATLHALAESFTQREYAPGDVLTTRGEPASELLLIAHGRLVKLAAGQYDDEITLGVLADGDHVGDQILTRAPGTWEHTLRATTRCTVLALPAQRFEEIAERSHALRSHLDQVLSHAVPRQNRRGEADISLASGHIGEHQLPGTFADYERSPREYELSVAQTVLRVHSRVADIYNDPMNQVQEQLRLTVEALRERQEHELVNNREFGLLHNADLSQRIHSRTGPPTPDDLDELISRRRKTRYLLAHPRAIAAIGRECSKRGIYPDRTQVEGAPAHAWRGIPLLPCDKIPVRPDGTSSVLAMRTGQGDQGVVGLHQTGLPDEIQPSLNVRFMGIDDKALISYLVSAYFSAAVLVPDALGILEDVEV, encoded by the coding sequence ATGACGACGCACCCCGAAACACTCGGGACCGCTCCCTCCAGCCTCACCACCCCAGCCGCACGCAAGCTCGCCACCACCACCAAGACGCCCCCGCAGATGCAGGGCATCTCCCCGCGCTGGCTGCTGCGCGTGCTGCCCTGGGTCGAGACCACAGGCGGCACCTACCGCGTCAACCGGCGCCTGACCCACACCGTCGGCGACGGCCGGATCGAGTTCGTCTCCACCGGCGCCGACATCGACGTCATCCCCTCCGAGCTGCGGGAGATCGCCCTGCTGCGCGGGCTGGAGGACGAGGCGACGCTGCACGCCCTCGCCGAGAGCTTCACCCAGCGCGAGTACGCACCGGGCGACGTGCTCACCACCCGCGGCGAGCCCGCCTCCGAGCTGCTGCTCATCGCCCACGGCCGGCTCGTCAAGCTCGCCGCCGGACAGTACGACGACGAGATCACCCTGGGCGTCCTCGCCGACGGCGACCACGTCGGGGACCAGATCCTCACCCGCGCACCCGGCACCTGGGAACACACCCTGCGGGCCACCACCCGCTGCACCGTCCTCGCCCTGCCCGCCCAGCGCTTCGAGGAGATCGCGGAGCGCTCGCACGCCCTGCGCAGCCACCTCGACCAGGTGCTCTCGCACGCCGTACCCCGTCAGAACCGGCGTGGCGAGGCCGACATCTCCCTCGCCTCCGGCCACATCGGCGAGCACCAGCTGCCCGGCACCTTCGCCGACTACGAACGCAGCCCACGCGAGTACGAACTCTCCGTCGCGCAGACCGTCCTGCGGGTGCACAGCCGGGTCGCCGACATCTACAACGACCCGATGAACCAGGTCCAGGAGCAGCTGCGCCTCACCGTCGAGGCGCTGCGCGAGCGCCAGGAGCACGAGCTGGTCAACAACCGCGAGTTCGGCCTGCTGCACAACGCCGACCTCAGCCAGCGCATCCACTCCCGCACCGGCCCGCCCACGCCCGACGACCTCGACGAGCTGATCTCCCGGCGCCGCAAGACCCGCTACCTGCTCGCCCATCCCCGCGCCATCGCCGCCATCGGCCGCGAGTGCAGCAAGCGCGGCATCTACCCCGACCGCACCCAGGTCGAGGGCGCCCCGGCCCACGCGTGGCGCGGGATTCCGCTGCTGCCCTGCGACAAGATCCCCGTACGCCCCGACGGCACCAGTTCGGTGCTGGCCATGCGTACCGGACAGGGCGACCAGGGCGTCGTCGGGCTTCACCAGACCGGCCTCCCCGACGAGATCCAGCCCTCCCTCAACGTCCGCTTCATGGGCATCGACGACAAGGCGCTGATCTCCTACCTCGTCAGCGCCTACTTCTCCGCCGCCGTCCTGGTGCCCGACGCGCTCGGCATCCTGGAGGACGTCGAGGTCTGA
- a CDS encoding TerD family protein yields MTMRKGTNVPVPVTTVRVEIGWGSRPGVPDVDASALLLSEDGKVRSDADFIFYNQPRHVSTAVRHEGKKSPGAAYTDELTVELAAVEPDIDRIVIAASADGGTFGQVPGLYVRVLDAAAPEGASGQEVARFDPDATTETAFVLGELYRRQGAWKFRAVGQGYDSGLAGLANDYGITVDDPAPPPSRTPLHLNMPDSPTLPTPPTMPQAPDVPGPPNLPQPPDVPTPSAPGPTPQAPQQPTGYTGSAQSLPSAQPQQSAQPVRLSKVTLTKDAPSVSLSKQGGTSGSMRVNLNWTTQAQPQKGLAGRLSRAMGALTGPDLDLCALYELTDGRKGVVQALGNSFGSLAHPPYIHLDGDDRTGSVETGENLTINLDHIKDLRRVLIFVTIYEGARSFAGLHATVTLQPQHGAPVDFSLDECTIPSTVCALALITNDSGELMVRREARYLVPQRGVSPQRTVDQEYGWGMQWTPGRK; encoded by the coding sequence ATGACGATGCGCAAGGGGACCAATGTTCCGGTGCCGGTGACGACGGTACGGGTCGAAATCGGCTGGGGCTCCCGGCCCGGCGTGCCCGACGTCGACGCCTCCGCGCTGCTCCTGTCCGAGGACGGCAAGGTCCGCTCCGACGCCGACTTCATCTTCTACAACCAGCCCCGGCACGTCTCCACCGCCGTACGCCACGAAGGCAAGAAGTCGCCCGGCGCCGCTTACACCGACGAGCTGACCGTCGAACTCGCCGCCGTCGAGCCGGACATCGACCGCATCGTCATCGCCGCCTCCGCCGACGGCGGCACCTTCGGCCAGGTGCCCGGCCTCTACGTCCGCGTGCTCGACGCCGCTGCTCCCGAGGGCGCGTCCGGACAGGAGGTCGCCCGCTTCGACCCCGACGCCACCACCGAGACCGCCTTCGTCCTCGGCGAGCTGTACCGCAGGCAGGGGGCCTGGAAGTTCCGCGCCGTCGGGCAGGGCTACGACAGCGGCCTCGCGGGGCTGGCGAACGACTACGGCATCACCGTGGACGACCCGGCGCCGCCGCCCTCCCGCACCCCGCTGCACCTGAACATGCCCGACTCGCCCACCTTGCCGACCCCGCCCACCATGCCCCAGGCCCCCGACGTGCCCGGCCCGCCCAACTTGCCGCAGCCGCCCGACGTCCCCACCCCCTCGGCGCCCGGGCCCACACCCCAGGCCCCCCAGCAGCCCACCGGATACACGGGGTCCGCGCAGTCCCTGCCGTCCGCCCAGCCGCAGCAGTCCGCCCAGCCCGTACGGCTGAGCAAGGTGACGCTCACCAAGGACGCCCCGTCCGTCTCCCTGTCCAAGCAGGGCGGCACGTCCGGCTCGATGCGCGTCAACCTCAACTGGACCACCCAGGCCCAGCCACAGAAGGGTCTCGCGGGCCGGCTCAGCCGCGCCATGGGCGCCCTCACCGGCCCCGACCTCGACCTGTGCGCGCTCTACGAACTCACCGACGGGCGCAAGGGCGTCGTCCAGGCGCTCGGCAACTCCTTCGGCTCCCTGGCCCACCCGCCCTACATCCACCTCGACGGCGACGACCGCACCGGCAGTGTGGAGACCGGCGAGAACCTCACCATCAACCTCGACCACATCAAGGACCTGCGGCGGGTCCTCATCTTCGTCACCATCTACGAAGGCGCCCGCAGCTTCGCCGGACTGCACGCCACCGTCACCCTCCAGCCACAGCACGGCGCCCCCGTCGACTTCTCCCTCGACGAGTGCACCATCCCCTCCACGGTGTGCGCCCTCGCGCTCATCACCAACGACAGCGGTGAGCTGATGGTGCGCCGTGAGGCCCGCTACCTCGTCCCGCAGCGCGGGGTCAGTCCCCAGCGCACCGTCGACCAGGAGTACGGCTGGGGCATGCAGTGGACGCCGGGCCGCAAATGA
- a CDS encoding helix-turn-helix domain-containing protein, with product MHNPWLSLEAGADPAERAGQLRRAHERFLTGGTVGAPVRDVVAESWRRCAGARLGPESMARVDMDDARLAERRETHPLARVMPLFRELLGTIADDGAHLLSVCDERGTMLWIEGHPQVLHRAEGMNFVPGARWDERASGTNAPGTALAVGHAVQIFAAEHYCLPVQSWTCAAAPVRDPHTGRVVGAVDITGGDHLASPHSLALVQATARAAEARLAELGAQPTRSGPSRGGYALDVLGRDEALLHTPYTRATGHPLRLGRRHSEILLLLAAHPDGLTGEFLGRELYGERDVTPVTLRAELSRLRHLLGPLLESRPYRLRRRPHTDYDTVTDALTAADPDAALTAYGGPLLPGSEAPGVVRLRRLLENRLRSRLLSRADPALLERWVCTAWGEDDLEMWEALHGARPDPATAARVRELRAAYGLFGDPAGRATYPQRSRH from the coding sequence GTGCACAATCCATGGCTGTCGCTCGAAGCGGGTGCCGACCCGGCCGAGCGGGCCGGGCAGCTGCGCCGCGCCCACGAGCGGTTCCTGACCGGAGGCACCGTCGGCGCCCCCGTACGCGACGTGGTGGCCGAGTCCTGGCGGCGCTGCGCCGGAGCCCGTCTGGGCCCCGAGAGCATGGCCCGCGTCGACATGGACGACGCCCGGCTCGCCGAACGCCGCGAGACCCACCCGCTCGCCCGGGTGATGCCGCTCTTCCGCGAGCTGCTGGGCACCATCGCCGACGACGGCGCCCACCTGCTGTCCGTCTGCGACGAGCGCGGCACCATGCTCTGGATCGAGGGCCACCCCCAAGTGCTCCACCGCGCGGAGGGGATGAACTTCGTGCCCGGCGCCCGCTGGGACGAGCGCGCCAGCGGCACCAACGCGCCGGGCACCGCGCTCGCGGTGGGCCACGCCGTACAGATCTTCGCCGCCGAGCACTACTGCCTGCCCGTGCAGTCCTGGACCTGCGCCGCCGCCCCGGTGCGCGACCCGCACACCGGGCGCGTCGTCGGCGCCGTCGACATCACCGGCGGCGACCACCTCGCCTCCCCGCACAGCCTCGCCCTCGTCCAGGCCACGGCCCGCGCCGCCGAGGCCCGCCTCGCCGAGCTGGGAGCGCAGCCCACACGGTCCGGTCCGTCCCGGGGCGGTTACGCGCTCGATGTCCTCGGCCGCGACGAGGCGCTGCTGCACACCCCCTACACCCGCGCCACCGGACACCCGCTGCGGCTGGGCCGCCGGCACAGCGAGATCCTTCTGCTGCTGGCCGCCCATCCCGACGGGCTCACCGGCGAGTTCCTCGGCCGCGAGCTGTACGGCGAGCGCGACGTCACCCCCGTCACCCTGCGCGCCGAACTCTCGCGGCTGCGCCACCTGCTGGGACCGCTGCTGGAATCGCGCCCCTACCGCCTGCGCAGGCGCCCGCACACCGACTACGACACCGTGACCGACGCGCTCACGGCCGCCGACCCCGACGCGGCCCTCACCGCCTACGGCGGGCCCCTGCTGCCCGGCTCCGAGGCCCCCGGCGTCGTGCGGCTGCGCAGGCTGCTGGAGAACCGGCTGCGCAGCCGCCTGCTGTCGCGCGCCGACCCCGCGCTGCTGGAGCGCTGGGTGTGCACCGCCTGGGGCGAGGACGACCTGGAGATGTGGGAGGCCCTGCACGGCGCGCGCCCCGACCCGGCCACCGCGGCGCGCGTGCGGGAACTGCGCGCCGCCTACGGGCTGTTCGGCGACCCCGCCGGGCGCGCAACCTATCCGCAACGTTCCCGGCACTAG
- a CDS encoding glycosyltransferase codes for MSALTWPTLVPLASLAAWLWLLLARGFFWRTDVRLPPGAERAPADGVWPSVTVVVPARDEAEVLPVSLPSLLAQDYPGRLEILLVDDGSTDGTGALGRELAERTPGGPELSVLSPGEPEPGWTGKLWAVRHGVERARSEGTEPDFLLLTDADIAHAPGTLRRLVCAALAADLDLVSQMAQLRVTTGWERMIVPAFVYFFAKLFPFRWVNRPSGRTAAAAGGCALLRTGAVVRAGLPDSIRDAVIDDVTLGRAVKRSGGRIWLGLADGISSVRPYAGLRPLWRMVARSAYAQLGNNPLMLVGTVLGLGLVYLVPPVWSVAGSPVGGAAWLVMTLSYVPMLRYYRQPLWLAPLLPVTAALYLAMTVDSAVRHHRGEGAAWKGRTYS; via the coding sequence ATGAGCGCGCTGACCTGGCCCACCCTCGTTCCGCTCGCCTCGCTGGCCGCCTGGCTGTGGCTGCTGCTCGCGCGGGGCTTCTTCTGGCGTACCGATGTGCGGCTGCCGCCGGGCGCCGAGCGTGCCCCGGCGGACGGGGTGTGGCCCTCGGTGACCGTCGTGGTGCCCGCGCGGGACGAGGCGGAGGTACTGCCCGTCAGCCTGCCGTCGCTGCTGGCGCAGGACTATCCGGGGCGCTTGGAGATCCTGCTGGTGGACGACGGTTCGACGGACGGCACCGGCGCGCTGGGCCGGGAGCTGGCCGAACGGACGCCGGGCGGGCCGGAGTTGAGCGTGCTGTCGCCCGGCGAGCCCGAGCCGGGCTGGACGGGCAAGCTGTGGGCCGTCCGCCACGGCGTCGAGCGGGCCCGCTCGGAGGGGACGGAGCCGGACTTCCTGCTGCTGACGGACGCGGACATCGCCCACGCACCCGGCACGCTGCGCCGTCTGGTGTGCGCCGCACTGGCCGCGGACCTGGATCTGGTCTCGCAGATGGCGCAGCTGCGGGTGACCACGGGCTGGGAGCGGATGATCGTGCCGGCGTTCGTCTACTTCTTCGCGAAGCTCTTCCCGTTCCGCTGGGTCAACCGCCCCTCGGGCCGGACGGCCGCGGCGGCGGGCGGCTGTGCGCTGCTGCGCACGGGGGCCGTGGTACGGGCGGGGCTGCCGGACAGCATCAGGGACGCGGTGATCGACGATGTGACGCTGGGCCGTGCCGTCAAACGGTCGGGCGGCCGGATCTGGCTGGGACTGGCCGACGGGATCTCCAGCGTGCGCCCGTACGCGGGCCTGCGCCCGCTGTGGCGGATGGTGGCCCGCAGCGCGTACGCCCAGCTGGGCAACAACCCTCTGATGCTGGTGGGCACGGTGCTGGGGCTGGGGCTGGTGTATCTGGTGCCGCCGGTGTGGTCGGTGGCGGGCTCGCCCGTGGGGGGTGCGGCGTGGCTGGTGATGACGCTGTCCTACGTGCCGATGCTGCGCTACTACCGCCAGCCGCTGTGGCTCGCGCCCCTGCTTCCCGTCACGGCCGCGCTGTATCTGGCGATGACGGTGGACTCGGCCGTACGGCACCACCGGGGCGAGGGCGCGGCGTGGAAGGGGCGCACCTACTCGTGA
- a CDS encoding DUF6643 family protein, giving the protein MTSPRSSYGGGYYAAPSYPETPIYDMLVAERGTPQIAPIRVPSVYDTGGAGSALAALPPALPSGHDPRQAPAPSYGYQAPAPPQPQMPQPAPLQSAPAPMMRQAPAALPPGPGAMQQAPTPLQHTPAPHIPQQVPPRGYPGPGGPAPMQQQPVQQQQYQQQQYQQQPVQHQPTQHMRPVAPMAPVAPRPAPPQQMQDPYEDPYGGHQYPGRGY; this is encoded by the coding sequence ATGACCTCCCCCCGCAGCTCTTATGGCGGCGGCTACTACGCTGCACCGTCCTACCCCGAGACGCCGATCTACGACATGCTGGTCGCCGAGCGGGGCACGCCGCAGATCGCTCCTATCCGGGTGCCTTCGGTGTACGACACCGGGGGCGCGGGAAGTGCACTGGCCGCGCTGCCGCCCGCGCTGCCTTCCGGCCACGATCCCCGTCAGGCGCCCGCGCCGTCCTACGGCTACCAGGCACCCGCTCCGCCGCAGCCGCAGATGCCGCAGCCCGCTCCGTTGCAGAGCGCTCCGGCCCCGATGATGCGGCAGGCGCCCGCCGCGCTGCCGCCCGGCCCGGGTGCGATGCAGCAGGCTCCCACCCCGCTCCAGCACACGCCGGCGCCGCACATTCCGCAGCAGGTGCCGCCGCGTGGCTATCCCGGCCCGGGGGGTCCGGCTCCCATGCAGCAGCAGCCGGTGCAACAGCAGCAATACCAGCAACAGCAGTACCAGCAGCAGCCGGTGCAGCATCAGCCGACGCAGCACATGCGCCCGGTGGCGCCGATGGCACCGGTGGCTCCGCGCCCGGCCCCGCCGCAGCAGATGCAGGACCCCTACGAGGACCCGTACGGCGGCCACCAGTACCCGGGCCGGGGGTACTGA